The Spinacia oleracea cultivar Varoflay chromosome 2, BTI_SOV_V1, whole genome shotgun sequence DNA segment TTTTCGTGTTCTTTTGTTGTAGCATAACTTTTGTAGAATTTAACAACCATCAATTCCCACTTGGGATTTCTCcttttctttcgaatttcagcATCCAATTATCCATTTTTCGACATTTTCAGCTCCTTATTATTGCACCACTTTGGGATAgttcctccatttttttcaaGCTAGGGTTTTCTTTACCAAAGTTGGGTAACCCAAAATTCCTTTAATCTATCCATTTAAAGTCTGATTTTTAGGGGTTTATGGGTTACAATTTGTtgggattttttaaaatttttttggGGTTGGATGATCATTGCAGTAGCTTAACTTTTCTTGTTCTTGGAGCTATTGTTGTAGCATCAAATTCGTAGTTGAGTTGTAGTTTGTAATATACAGCGTTTGACTTGATTCAATTTGCAAAGTTGGTTAATGtgaattaatttcattttttcTGTTTGGATTAGGGATTAGAATACGTATTTTGCTGTATTCTTAATCTGTGTTGTTAGTTACTGGTGGCCTGGTGGGTGGgacttttgttgttgttgcttaggAGTAGTGTTTTGAGTAAAGGAAATTAGCCTTTGCTTGTATGGGTGGGCATGAGGGATGGCCACAACCGAGTGGGCTACATCCGAACGGACTGTTACCCAATGAATCCTATTCGGCTATTCGTGTTCTTGATTCAGAAGGATGGTCGAAAGCTGAGGAGAGAATTGCAGAGCTTATTGCCTGCATTCAGCCGAACCAGCCATCCGAAGAGAGACGAAATGCCGTTGCAGATTACGTGCAGCGGTTGATCACAAGATGCTTCCCTTGTCAGGTGAAGCTTCTCCCTATACAATGCTTGATTGCTTGCCATTTATTGCTAGTATTGTTATGGTAGTTCATGATTGTATATGTTTTGGCTTCTAGTGTTCTAATGCACCAATGCTATAAGAATTAGCCCTTTCTAATAGCAATTTCTGTTTCTTGGTTCATGTGCTTCTTTTTATAGTTATCAACATTTGGTTGTTCCAGTGTTTACTTCTTAGAGGACTTTCTTTGGTAAGGCTTCGTTCTTTTGACCTCAAGAACCGCTATATGAacatatttgaacttattatAGGAATTTGACAGAACTTATTAGAATTATGATAGTGAATTGAACTTTGGGTAGTCCTTACCTGAACTTGTTGGGACTTTTCTGAATTTGTGTTGCGTTAAAGTAATTATTTATGGTAAAAAGAACAAATCCATATCTACCAAAATCCGAACTTAATTGACAAGTTAGTTCATTATTAGCTTTTGCTTATTTTGGCTTGTTATTTTTGTGAACATGTCTAGCCACTACCTGCACCGTGCTTTGAGTTTCTCTTATGAGGCATAGTGGTGTGTCATGCTTACGAAAGGATCCTTTTTAGCTGCTCATTAAAAGCCTCAAAGGCTTCATCGTTGATTGTTTTGCAGCCCTTTTCTAGTAGCTGATGGAGATGTGCCTAATTTAGCTTTATCCTTATGATAAAGAAAGAAGATGCTTGTAGTGATGGGATAATGGGTCTTGTTTTCTGTTCACAAGTTATATCTGGTTTTCGCCTTCTGATACTTTAATCCCTTTATATCTATTGTTGCAGGTTTTCACTTTTGGGTCTGTTCCTTTGAAGACGTATTTGCCGGATGGGGACATTGACTTGACAGCATTTAGTAATAACCAGTCTCTTAAAGAGACGTGGGCTATTCAAGTGCGTGATATATTAGAAAGTGAAGAGAAGAATGAAAATGCTGAATTTCATGTGAAAGAGGTGCAGTATATTCAGGCAGAAGTGAGTCCTTcactcctttcatttgttcttgttgtattctcgtTTTCTTTTGCCTTTATTATGCAGTGAAACATTCTCAGGGTTATTATTAACTTTCTCTCGTCTCTTTCTTTAAATTTTTTGGGTTCTGCTGTGATTTTATGTAGATTAAGTAAAAAGTATCTTGACTCTGTGAAACTGCATCATGATGCCACTAAAAACTTGCAGTGGTTTCAACATTTATTAGTATATCTTCTATTGTCTCCGTTTATTTTAGCTATGCTAGGAGGACGGGTAAGCAGTAACTCATCTTGCAATGAGGTATCCTTCCAACTCCTCTAACGGTATGGAGCGTGTAATATTCTAGAATTTCCTGCTGGGGGGTGTGTGCCCATGTGGGTCTTAATTCAGTCTAATTGGCCTTAGGCTAGAAAGCCAGGGGCGAGGAAAAAAGTCAGGATATTGGGAGATGAATCGAAAGGTTTCTTCTCCATCCAGTAGGATCGGAGAATTTATGGAGGAAGTCGGGttttaaatttccagaaacCACACCACTTCTATTCTCGGAGCTGAGGTATATGAAGAATTTTTAGTCCCTTTTTTTATTATGAATTATAAACCTCCTTCTCTTCTACTTTTGAATGAAGTGTTTACTGAAACATATTTTTTATGTATTAGGGCTCCAAACCATACACAtggaaagaataaaaaaaacctAGATTTTAGATGCATTAATCACCTAAGAAGCATGCATACAAAATCATCTAAGAAGCTTGAAAACAAAATGTAACTTATTTTCTGTTTGCAACTCCGGAATGTTTATGGCGTTTAAGTGCGACCGAGTAAGTAGCTTTTTTTTGAGAGAAGTTTGAGTAAGTAGCTTGCTATTGGAGAACTTAGAAATCAATTTTCTTGCTTATTTTGGTGAAAACGTAGCATTTTTATTTCTCACTTCATAGGGGATATGGTCTTTGAATTGATTTAcctatctttttctttttcccttGCTAAGGCATAGGAGCATAGTTTTGCTCTTGTTTTTAGTATTTTAGCTGTGTTTTTGCCTTGATACTCTCTCTTAGGCTCTCTTCTCCTCTCTTGAAATTTCTGAACTCAACTATACTTTTTTTGTATGTTTCTAGTGAGTAAATTATCGAACTTTTCTGAATAATGTTTTTTTACAAACTTATCTTAAATGCATACACACATGTACTTTGGAGAAACAATGCATTTCAGTACAGCTGCTACTTGAAAGGGGGTGTTCTCTGTAATTAGGACTTCATCGTTACATTGCTAGTACAATTCAAATTACTTTTAGAGCTGATGCATATTTCAATGCATGTCTTTTCAGGTCAAATTAATAAAGTGTCTTGTGGAAAATATTGTTGTGGACATATCATTTGATCAGTTGGGTGGGTTATGCACCCTGTGTTTCCTTGAGGAGGTAATTTATTTCAATCCCATAATACTTCTACTTCTATTTTATGAGGAACTTTTCCGCTGATTGAATTGATATTTTTACTACAGGTTGACCATTTGATTAATCAGAACCACCTGTTTAAGCGTAGCATTATATTGATCAAAGCCTGGTGCTACTACGAGAGTCGCATATTAGGTGCTCATCATGGGCTTATTTCAACTTATGCCTTGGAGACCTTGGTTCTTTACATATTTCATGTTTTCAATAATACTTTCACGGGACCTTTAGAGGTGCTATGTTTAAACCTTGCTTTCGTGTGCTTTCTTGGATCCTATTCTCTCTTTAATGCCCACTGATGGCGTTTTCTTTCCAGGTTCTTTATAGGTTTTTGGAATTCTTTAGTAATTTTGATTGGGATAATTTTTGCGTCAGCTTATGGGGTCCTGTACCCATTAGCTCACTTCCTGATGTAACTGGTATGATTCCTACTTGCAGCTTATTTTTATCTTAAAATCTGAGTGTGCTTGTTATCTCTGATACCCTtataattgtaaatttgtagCGGAGCCTCCTCGCAAAGATAGTGGAGAATTGCTGTTAAGTAAATTGTTTCTTGATGCTTGTAGTTCTGTATATGCTGTCTTCCCTGAAGGCCAAGAAAATCAGGGGCAACCCTTTATATCGAAGCATTTCAATGTCATTGATCCTTTGCGTGTGAACAATAACCTCGGAAGAAGTGTCAGTAAAGGTATTTAATTCTTAACCATAGTATAAAGGGTTTAAAGCTTCCATTTGAAAGGTGTCGatcacaattttttttagagTCCGTGGAGTCTGTCTTTAGGTTTAGTGTTTCTGTCAACCTCTAGATGAACGGGATTTGTAATATCTTTTTTTCTTGGCATGGTTTAACTTGCTAGATAGTTTATGATGTAAGCTTGCACTTATTCATGGTTGAGACTTGGGAGTTACGGAGTACTATTTTCTTTATTAAGCTGTAGTCTGTCATTGTTTCAGAGATGAATTTCTGACGTATCAATCTACAAataatgaaaatatattttactGTGACTGGGAACGGTTTCAAAGGTGAGCTTCCCTTGGCTGATCCACTCATCTAGTCCATACAAGCCTATGATATTATAATTTGAGATGGGGAATTGACACCTAAAATCTAGAAAGATGAAGACTAAGTTTAAGTATCGTAAAATTCTACAGCATCACCTTTTTTCCACGTTTAGTTGTTGGTCATGTTGTTGACATGCTTATATTTCAGGTAACTTTTACAGAATTCGAAGTGCTTTTGCGTTTGGGGCAAAGAGGCTAGCCAGACTACTAGACTGTTCTGAAGAGAACATTGTTTTTGAGTTAAACCAGTTCTTTATGAACACATGGGAGAGGCATGGTAGCGGTGTCCGTCCTGATGCCCCTAGTAGTGACTTGTGGCCCTTGTTGAATAATCCAGATAATCGATCAAACAATCAAGATAATGCCTCAAGTAGCAAGAATTCAAATAATAATGCATCTATTCGAGAAATTGTGACTGAGATGCCTCAGATTAATCGGCCTCTATCTTCTCAACTTGCTAGTTATCCCTTGGAAAGCACTTCCAAAAGCAATGGTGTTCTTGCCGTTTCTTGTGCACAGGGTCAGAAAGGTTCCGAGAATCCGAATGGCTCAAGGATAGCAGAGCAGGTTGAAAAAAGCAATTCTGCTCAGAGTGTACGAATCGATAGAAATAAAAAAAGCATGAAACCTGATAACTTGCTCAATGAAGTACAGGGGAAGTATCTTTTTGCCCGGACACGGTCAAGTCCTGAACTCACTGATGCATATTATGACGTCTCTTCTTCAAGAGGGAGGCGTAGTAAACCTACTGAAAGTGGGAGATGTCAGGTTGCTTCGTCAAAGATGGATAGCAATCGAAGGAAAAACACAGCTTCTGAAATCGTGTCAACTCAAAGTACTTTATCCTCATCAGACGATCTCTTACCTGGGAGGCCCAATTCATCTCATCATGTTATAGATGTTGCTGCTGATTCAATCAGTAATTCAAATAGCTATGTTGATGAGTCTGGAACTGGCATTGTTAGTGAGGATAACTCTTCCATAGTGGGAGCACAAGGGATGCATCAAGAGGAGCAAGATCTTGTAAATATGATGGCGTCCTCCTCTTTACATAATTTTGGTGGACAGGTACCTATGCCACTGAATTTGGCATCGAGTCATAATTTTGGTGGACAGGTACCTATACCAATACCCCAATCAGTGCTTGCTTCTATGGGATATGGTCAGAGAGGCATGGCTGGGATGTTCCCTGCTAATATTCCCTTGATTAATCCTCACTGGGCTGCAAACCTGCAGTTTCAGCAAGGTTTGATTTCATCTCCGTTAACTCGATATTTCCCAGGAGTTGGGTTGCCTACAAATTCTGAGGATTTAATTGAACAAGCTGATGAAAGTTTTGGTTCTGTGGATATTGCTCGACAAAGTGCTGATACTGATTATTGGCATGAGCGAGATGTGACTTCGAGTGGAAGGTTTGTCCAAGATGATGGAAGTTTAGAGACGCTCCATGCAGATGACAGACAGCCTTCAACTTCTGGTAATTCCAGCTTTGTTCCCTCGTCTCGTATAGCTAGTTCTGGCAGTACATTTAAAGTACAGCCACAAATGATCAAGGAGCTTCGAACATCAATGAAAGATGATTATGTGGAAAAATTCCAGCGCCAAGATAACCGAGAAAATGAAGTTTACTCAGTTGATAGAGTTTCGAGTGCTAGGTTCTCTTCTGCTTCTCAGGCTGGTTCCGCGAAGACATCATCTGAGAGTTCCTGGGACGGATCATCTGCAAGAGTGTCAAAGGCAGGCAGGGAAAAGCGAGGGAGGAAAACAGTTGCTTCAGCTGCAGTACCTTCTAATGTTCATGGAAAAGATAAAAGTATCTACGAAAATTCGACTGCTGAGTTAGATGATGAGACTAGAGATTGGAACATCGTGTCCACAAAAGGGATAGATATTGATGAAAGAAGAACAGCTTCTCAACATGCATCCACTCTGCATGCCCCTAGAAATCACTTGCCTGGTTTTGAAGCTGCACAAACGAGTGGATCTGATTCAGTCATGCCTATTGCTCCTATGCTTTTAGGTCCTGCCTCGCGGCAAATCACATTCTATCCCACTGGACCACCAGTACCTTTCTTTACAATGCTTCATTTCCCTCCCGAGGCTGGAAATTCTGATCCATCAAGTTATCCTCTGCACGCAGAGGTGGGCTCAGATAATGTTGATTCCGAGCCAAACACCGGTTTGTCTGCTGGGCCTGATGTTTTGAGTACCTATAATTCCACGAAGAGAACAATTGCAGCAGAGCCATCGATAGAACCAAAGTCAGATATTCTTAACAGCGACTTCGCTAGCCATTGGCAAAATCTGCAATTTGGACGGTTTTGCCAGAGCCCACGGTTTCCTGCACCAGTTGTTTGTCCCTCCCCTGTACCTCCTATGTACTTACAGGGTCGCTTTCCTTGGGATAATCCGGGAAGACCTCTTGCAGCTGACCCAAACCTTTTATCTCAGTTTATGAGTTATGGTCCTCACGTTGTGCCTGCTGCTCCTGTTCAGACAGTGTCCAGTGGACCCTCTAATGTCTACCAACACTATAATGATGAACTACCAAGATATCGAAGTGGAACTGGAACCTATCTACCGAATCCTGTAAGTGCATCTTGTTGAACTTCCTTTACGCAGGTGTCCCTTTTTTGAGTTCATGTTTTGCTGATTGGCTACTACTTATCTAGCTACTTTGACTTGCTTTACGTTTAGATATCATGAGACTGTTGTTTTCTCCAATAATGAAGAATGGTTGGATTATTTGTTTTGGAAGTAATCTAGATGCTTGAATTGTTGCATGTATGTAAATGTCCTTGATTAGAAAGTCTACTTGACTTGAGACTACTGTAGTGTCTGTAGTGCAAATTTGGTTGAAATGAAAAAGGGGGAAATGAAATTTCATGGGAAATGCTAGTTTTGTTGAATTGAAGAAAGATGGAGGAAGTTGGAATCCATAGGAAATAGTGTATCCACAAGCCCCTCCTTGGTCAGTCGAAATTCATGTAAATTCCAAGTTCCTCAATGCTAACCAAACATGTCGAGACCAAATCCTAGATGTTGCGCAAGGGAAGTAAATTCCCATGAAATGCAACTTTACTATAAAAATCTATTTCTCATGTAAACCAACAATCACTAATATTCTAAGAAAATGTGACGGAGTCGAGACTTGGAAGACCTAAAAATTGCCTTTTCCCCTCTCATAAACTCAAACTGCAATTCAATGTCCAAGTTCCTTATGTTTGGTGACTCTCCTACTTATATCAGCTTTTCTGACATACCTCATGCCATATTCCTTAAATCACTTCATTTTGATTGAGCCCCGAGTAGGTAATGCTCTTGAATACTGTCTTATGAAGACTCCCTATTAGTTATAACCTCTCTTTTGCCCACAAGACGAAGAAAATCTCCTCTTGTCTTTTACTTGGTTGTGATGATCTGATATATGTCCAACAAACATGTGGGCAGGAGAGGGGTTGATGGGTTGGATGGTTTGGCAGGATTCTTGAGAGACTTCTCTTGTTACTGTCTGTGTGTGTTGCTCGCATCATTTAGTTAAGACGACATTgttatgttcaccttattttcacttatttcaggtctaataagataatataagATAAAAACAAGGGCCAACAAAttcatataatataatataagggtcaataagttcaaatgacacctttttatatttccaataagataatataagataaaataaaataagataagttcagggccaaTAAGATGACATAagataatataaatgaaatttaggtgaaaagaacacaccctaagttagtactccctccgtcccttaattctcgcaccgttttccttttcgggctgtcccttaatacttgcaccgcttctataaatgaaattttttatcaatattatattatttctcacacttacctactaccccacctacacccctattctttacaaaaaattatttaaaaattcacatcctCCACTCCCCACTCCCCACCtgttacacatttcccactaacaatattaaaaaaataccgcactatcaactaacaccattaaattaataagtcaatttaaatgtcttaaactccgcaccggtgaCCGGTGCgattattaagggacggagggagtagtgttTATAAAGTGGTAATCAGTTGATGATCTTTTTTTATTCTAAAACATTCTATCTCTCCCCCTTTGCTTTTGTGTTTTGTGATGTAGCATCTTTCTTGTTAGCCTTTGTATGGTTGTCAAAATCGCGATTCGAATTTTAGAATTGTACGGTTCTACGTTTCCAAAATTCGCTACCGATTCAAATCTTGAATAGAATATTAAAATTGTAGGATCTTACGATTCTATTAAGACAAAAATTTGATGTGTTACAACCTTAGTTTTAAAAGGCGCGCCCCTAGGAGCATGTCTTGGCGCCTAGCCATTTTTCCCAGGCTCATGCACCCTCCAAAAGGGGCACACCTTTGCCCCAGGCTCACGGCGGAACATCTCATGGCCTTATAGTATTAACGCGctcgtaatattttttttttaaaaataaggcCAAAACCACATGATTTTATTGGCTCCCTAATAGTTATAATTTACTATATTAaaacaggagagagaaaatcctaaaattttccatttttttcCTTTGTCTCTTTCAGCTACAAGTGATGCAAACTCCTCCTTATTCTATTTTAGGGTGTGTTTTCttcaacttataggaccttatttaacttataaGAACCTATAGGATCTTGTTTAACCTTATAAgaccttatttaacttataggacttgaaaataaggtcctataaattGAAGAGAACAAGGCCTTAAAGTAACTGTTTTATGTAAGATGTGATGCAATTCTTTTGAGAATCTAAATGAATAGAGAATGACTAAAAAGTTACTTGAACCTTCCATAGTACCCTTTTTGTTTGTCTTTCCCCCTCTAAAAGGCTTTAGGTTTTGCTGGAATTACTATTTTACCTCTTTGTGAAAACAAGTaataatattttgatttttttccgGAAAATAAGTAccacaaatattttaaaaattgtGTGCCTTGCGTACGAAAAGCGCGCACATTGCGCTAGGCTCCAGGGACTGTTCAGCATTGGTGCGCCTCGCGCCTTTTAAAACTAAGGTTACAACCGGAATATGATTTTACGACTCTACAATCCAATGATTTGAGTCCAATAATGACAACTTATTACGATATGATCATGCTTACATGTTTTATTCACTAATCAGTTTCATATATTagtttaaattttaataattacAACTTTTAGAATAATGTAAACCAAGCAATCAAAGAATTTTAGTATATACTTCACTTTAACTTGATATACAATATAAATGATGAATTTTGTAGTACTTTAAGCTTCATTTATGAATGATTATAACAATTTCACAATGGTATTTCTATATTtaagggcatgcttggattgagggtaatgcatcaagggggtaataaaagtcaataTTACAAAAAAGGAGGGTAATTGGAGGTAATGATGAGGGGATGTAGTTGTGGCCGAGAGAGTAAGCTAGTGTTGGTAAgaataaaagaaaaggaaaggggGAATAGTTACCATCATTATGGGGATAATAGACTAATAGTTACCCTACCATTGTACTAGGGTGATTTCAACACCACGACTTCTCATCATAATACCACCACATCACCTtccttgcaaccacctcaattcaccttcattttttttttattaaggtggtttgacttttattacccctctAATCCATTACACCCAATCAAGCATGCCCTAagaaaatacggagtatatagatAGAATCTTGTGATTCTACCACTCAATTAAATTCAGAGTAGAATCACGATTCTAACAGCCTTGGAATCAACCGCATGCTTCTCAAGAATCTTGAGAAGACTTTGTTTTCTACTGGACCATGATGGTACTGTACTGTAGAATGAAGTATGTAAAATGTTCGGTCCTTTAGTTTGAGATGATGGTCCTATGACTAAAAGGATTATGTTGTACTGACAGTGTGCATATGTGCtgtatttttcatgaaatgtttTCTGCTTAGTGATAACAATCATCTTCGTTGTGTTCTCTATAGTCTTTGCTATTTTTATTCATAACTCGATAATTTCATTGTTACTTTTGGTATGCTTCAGAAGGCTTCTGTTAGAGATCGGCATTCTTCTGGAGCGAGAAGAAACAGTTACAACTATGATAGAAGTGATCAAGGTGACAGAGAAGGAAACTGGAATGCTGCAAAAGCAAAAGCTGCAGGGCGTAGTCACAACCGTAGCCAAGCCGAGAAGTCGAGGATTGATCGAGTGGCAGCCAGTGAGGGTCGGGCCGACAGACCTTGGTCTAACTACAGGCATGACCATATACCTTCGTATCAGGCTCAGAATGGCCCGTCAGGGCCTAACTCGTCCCAGAGCAGCTCAGTGAACGTGGGTTATGGGATGTACCAGTTTCCGGGCCTGAACCCGAGTGGGAATGGATCCAGGGTTGTGATGGTATATCCATATGATCACAACTCCGGGTATGTATCGCCCGGGGAGCAGCTTGAGTTTGGTTCTCTTGGTCCCATGAGTAGTAGTAGTGTTGGCACAAATGATGCATTGCAATCCATTGATGGAACTCGGTTGAGGAGAGCATTTGAGGATCAAAGATTTCATGGAACCTCTGCACAACAGTCTTCTTCGCCAGATCAACCATTGTCCCCTCACTTCCAAAGGTAATTTGAATTTCTCACTCCCATTTACTGGACCCCAACTCTTGTGTGTGGTTTTTGTCAATATAAATACAGCTTGTGAGTTGTGAATGTTGTGATTATAATCTTGGAGGAGAAAACATTTGATGTGTTTTACCATCTTATTATAACAGGAGGATTTGATTATTTTGCCAGATCATTGGCCCAAAGGAAGTACCAGCTGAAAGATGAAGAAGACTTTCCACCGTTGGTGTTCCAAAATCCAGGACAAGATGGTGGGAGGATCTGTAAACAACAGAAACACTCCCTTCATCACACTCTGATGTTTGCACAACAAGCATAGCAGGTTTTGGGGTTTTGTTGGCGAAGGGGTTTCCGCTGGCTTCTTCTGTACACGACCTGTTCCAGCTCCAAGAATGGAGGATTGTTGAAACAGTGAAAGATGacattaaatgttttaaaattCTCATTTTCCATTAAATGCGACAGGGGTGGTGAAAGGAGCATCGGATCGAGGCATTTGCCAGTTACAATTTTTTAGGGTCTGACACACTGTAACTTAGTCCAAACTAGCTTGTAGAAACTATAATCAGGGCTTTCCTAGCCCTGTCGAGCATCAGTTTTTCATTCTTACCTACTGTACTCCATTTGGGGGTTGCGAGGttcttgataaaaaaaaaaaaaaaaaaagagcacgTTCCATACTAATTTTCATGTAGTTCAATTTGATAAAAAACAGTGTAGCAAAATCATCCTCATAGTTTTAAAGAATAGTTAGAAGTTTTTGATATTTTCTGTGGTAAAAGTTCTCTCACCAACTTTTGTTGCTGATACAGAAATTAGGTTATGGTGTCATATCCAATTATCCATATAGTAGTATTTTTCTGATAGTATACATAatcgcaattttttttttttttttacttttatagttttatctGTGAAAAATACACATTTATTGTTTGGGTTCCTTGCAAAAAGAATACTCTGAGTTTAATGAAAATTCggctattattttttcttattctCCGCATTTAATGAAAATCCgactattattttttcttattctTCGAAATTTTACCAAATATCTCATCTTGTAACCTGATGAATTCGAAAACATTACCGTATGGTTCCCAAAACTTGATAAATTGtctcatttcaaaaaaaaaaaaatcaaaatatccTGTAACCTAAAAGTATCCAAAATTTCACGGGCAAGTTGAAAAACCCTTCATAAACCCCTTTCCTCCACCTCTAGATTCTCTCCATTTCCGGACCCCTTATCACCACCGGAAACCGGCAAACCCAGctaactctctctcctccacaacCCCTTTTGATGCCTTTAAGACCACCACCACTCCggtcctttctctctcctcttccggTATCACTTTACCCTCCTATGTCCCTTAATTCAATTCGGCAACCCTATTTTTCAATTCCCACTTTCCGTCGCATCTTTCCTTTAAAGCTCAAatatttagggttagggtttccaCAAACCCACAAATTTTCTACCAGCCCATTTCGACCCAGGTCCAGTTCTGGGCCCAAATACCCGCGCGACGTCGTTCCAAAGGCAGCCCCAGTGTCAAAAAGCTTA contains these protein-coding regions:
- the LOC110791252 gene encoding uncharacterized protein isoform X2; its protein translation is MGGHEGWPQPSGLHPNGLLPNESYSAIRVLDSEGWSKAEERIAELIACIQPNQPSEERRNAVADYVQRLITRCFPCQVFTFGSVPLKTYLPDGDIDLTAFSNNQSLKETWAIQVRDILESEEKNENAEFHVKEVQYIQAEVKLIKCLVENIVVDISFDQLGGLCTLCFLEEVDHLINQNHLFKRSIILIKAWCYYESRILGAHHGLISTYALETLVLYIFHVFNNTFTGPLEVLYRFLEFFSNFDWDNFCVSLWGPVPISSLPDVTAEPPRKDSGELLLSKLFLDACSSVYAVFPEGQENQGQPFISKHFNVIDPLRVNNNLGRSVSKGNFYRIRSAFAFGAKRLARLLDCSEENIVFELNQFFMNTWERHGSGVRPDAPSSDLWPLLNNPDNRSNNQDNASSSKNSNNNASIREIVTEMPQINRPLSSQLASYPLESTSKSNGVLAVSCAQGQKGSENPNGSRIAEQVEKSNSAQSVRIDRNKKSMKPDNLLNEVQGKYLFARTRSSPELTDAYYDVSSSRGRRSKPTESGRCQVASSKMDSNRRKNTASEIVSTQSTLSSSDDLLPGRPNSSHHVIDVAADSISNSNSYVDESGTGIVSEDNSSIVGAQGMHQEEQDLVNMMASSSLHNFGGQVPMPLNLASSHNFGGQVPIPIPQSVLASMGYGQRGMAGMFPANIPLINPHWAANLQFQQGLISSPLTRYFPGVGLPTNSEDLIEQADESFGSVDIARQSADTDYWHERDVTSSGRFVQDDGSLETLHADDRQPSTSGNSSFVPSSRIASSGSTFKVQPQMIKELRTSMKDDYVEKFQRQDNRENEVYSVDRVSSARFSSASQAGSAKTSSESSWDGSSARVSKAGREKRGRKTVASAAVPSNVHGKDKSIYENSTAELDDETRDWNIVSTKGIDIDERRTASQHASTLHAPRNHLPGFEAAQTSGSDSVMPIAPMLLGPASRQITFYPTGPPVPFFTMLHFPPEAGNSDPSSYPLHAEVGSDNVDSEPNTGLSAGPDVLSTYNSTKRTIAAEPSIEPKSDILNSDFASHWQNLQFGRFCQSPRFPAPVVCPSPVPPMYLQGRFPWDNPGRPLAADPNLLSQFMSYGPHVVPAAPVQTVSSGPSNVYQHYNDELPRYRSGTGTYLPNPASVRDRHSSGARRNSYNYDRSDQGDREGNWNAAKAKAAGRSHNRSQAEKSRIDRVAASEGRADRPWSNYRHDHIPSYQAQNGPSGPNSSQSSSVNVGYGMYQFPGLNPSGNGSRVVMVYPYDHNSGYVSPGEQLEFGSLGPMSSSSVGTNDALQSIDGTRLRRAFEDQRFHGTSAQQSSSPDQPLSPHFQRSLAQRKYQLKDEEDFPPLVFQNPGQDGGRICKQQKHSLHHTLMFAQQA
- the LOC110791252 gene encoding uncharacterized protein isoform X3 codes for the protein MGGHEGWPQPSGLHPNGLLPNESYSAIRVLDSEGWSKAEERIAELIACIQPNQPSEERRNAVADYVQRLITRCFPCQVFTFGSVPLKTYLPDGDIDLTAFSNNQSLKETWAIQVRDILESEEKNENAEFHVKEVQYIQAEVKLIKCLVENIVVDISFDQLGGLCTLCFLEEVDHLINQNHLFKRSIILIKAWCYYESRILGAHHGLISTYALETLVLYIFHVFNNTFTGPLEVLYRFLEFFSNFDWDNFCVSLWGPVPISSLPDVTAEPPRKDSGELLLSKLFLDACSSVYAVFPEGQENQGQPFISKHFNVIDPLRVNNNLGRSVSKGNFYRIRSAFAFGAKRLARLLDCSEENIVFELNQFFMNTWERHGSGVRPDAPSSDLWPLLNNPDNRSNNQDNASSSKNSNNNASIREIVTEMPQINRPLSSQLASYPLESTSKSNGVLAVSCAQGQKGSENPNGSRIAEQVEKSNSAQSVRIDRNKKSMKPDNLLNEVQGKYLFARTRSSPELTDAYYDVSSSRGRRSKPTESGRCQVASSKMDSNRRKNTASEIVSTQSTLSSSDDLLPGRPNSSHHVIDVAADSISNSNSYVDESGTGIVSEDNSSIVGAQGMHQEEQDLVNMMASSSLHNFGGQVPMPLNLASSHNFGGQVPIPIPQSVLASMGYGQRGMAGMFPANIPLINPHWAANLQFQQGLISSPLTRYFPGVGLPTNSEDLIEQADESFGSVDIARQSADTDYWHERDVTSSGRFVQDDGSLETLHADDRQPSTSGNSSFVPSSRIASSGSTFKVQPQMIKELRTSMKDDYVEKFQRQDNRENEVYSVDRVSSARFSSASQAGSAKTSSESSWDGSSARVSKAGREKRGRKTVASAAVPSNVHGKDKSIYENSTAELDDETRDWNIVSTKGIDIDERRTASQHASTLHAPRNHLPGFEAAQTSGSDSVMPIAPMLLGPASRQITFYPTGPPVPFFTMLHFPPEAGNSDPSSYPLHAEVGSDNVDSEPNTGLSAGPDVLSTYNSTKRTIAAEPSIEPKSDILNSDFASHWQNLQFGRFCQSPRFPAPVVCPSPVPPMYLQGRFPWDNPGRPLAADPNLLSQFMSYGPHVVPAAPVQTVSSGPSNVYQHYNDELPRYRSGTGTYLPNPKASVRDRHSSGARRNSYNYDRSDQGDREGNWNAAKAKAAGRSHNRSQAEKSRIDRVAASEGRADRPWSNYRHDHIPSYQAQNGPSGPNSSQSSSVNVGYGMYQFPGLNPSGNGSRVVMVYPYDHNSGYVSPGEQLEFGSLGPMSSSSVGTNDALQSIDGTRLRRAFEDQRFHGTSAQQSSSPDQPLSPHFQRRI